From a region of the Triticum aestivum cultivar Chinese Spring chromosome 7D, IWGSC CS RefSeq v2.1, whole genome shotgun sequence genome:
- the LOC123169336 gene encoding phosphate transporter PHO1-3 isoform X2, whose protein sequence is MDATGAQSHAAHISTPYPMASFETPAHRCHHHSCGELHCCALRPPMVKFSKQFEGQLVPEWKEAFVDYWLLKKDIKKLQAAAGVEAAPPQSQFQAPVAASHWVMRLPFLNPHGHHKEHSAIQVHRKLASSGNHGAVAGEVYETEVLDAAGFAGAEAEAARAFFQRLDEQLNKVNRFYERKEGEFLERGECLRRQLQILVELKAAVTEARRRGGSSAAGSADLEDPSVSCSILHGDQSLRGITKQEHESQEKLADNATAKNTDEGEDHLSISEGLGDSGRIEKPTEEVANKLMTFSGRAVTCQGRSVRINIPVTTPSRTVFAIRELLFDDMLSQSRKTGGNGGDGGEKLSINKKKVHQAEKMIRGALVELYKGLGYLKTYRSLNMLAFVKILKKFDKVTAKEVQTIYLKVVESSYFNSSDKAIRLMDDVEELFVRHFASGDKRKAMKYLKPNQKEESHATTFFIGLFTGGFVALFIGYCIMAHIAGMYTHQSNKVYMSTSYPVLSMFSLFFLHLFLYGCNIFMWRKTRINYAFIFEFAPTKELKYRDVFLICTTSMTIVVGVMFAHLTLIVKGYSSSTVQAIPGCLLLVFLLVLVCPFKILYRSSRYHFLIAIRNIILTPFYKVVMVDFFMADQLCSQVPLLRTLEYLACYYITSSYKTQDYGYCTRVKHFRDLAYAVSFLPYYWRAMQCARRWFDEGDINHIVNLGKYVSAMLAAGTKVAYENDNSAGWLSLVVIVSSVATIYQLYWDFVKDWGLLQFNSKNPWLRNDLILKQKYIYFISMGLNLLLRLAWLQTVIHPNIGSLDSRVTLFFLAALEVIRRGLWNFYRLENEHLNNAGKFRAVKVVPLPFHEVEEN, encoded by the exons ATGGACGCTACCGGCGCACAGTCGCATGCAGCTCATATAAGTACGCCTTACCCCATGGCTTCCTTTGAGACACCCGCACACCGGTGCCACCACCACAGCTGCGGCGAGCTGCACTGCTGCGCCCTGAGGCCGCCAATGGTGAAGTTCTCCAAGCAGTTCGAGGGCCAGCTCGTGCCGGAGTGGAAGGAGGCCTTCGTCGACTACTGGCTGCtcaagaaggacatcaagaagctgcaggccgctgccggcgtcgaggcggcgccgcCGCAGTCACAGTTCCAGGCGCCCGTGGCTGCCAGTCACTGGGTGATGAGGCTCCCGTTCCTCAACCCCCATGGCCACCACAAGGAGCACAGCGCCATACAG GTGCACAGGAAGCTGGCGAGCAGCGGCAACCACGGCGCGGTGGCCGGAGAGGTGTACGAGACGGAGGTTCTGGACGCGGCGGGGTTCGCcggcgcggaggcggaggcggcgagggCCTTCTTCCAGAGGCTGGACGAGCAGCTGAACAAGGTGAACCGGTTCTACGAGAGGAAGGAGGGGGAGTTCCTGGAGCGCGGCGAGTGCCTCAGGCGGCAGCTGCAGATCCTCGTCGAGCTCAAGGCCGCCGTCACCGAGGCGCGGCGCCGCGGGGGCTCGTCGGCGGCGGGGAGCGCCGACCTGGAGGACCCGTCCGTGTCTTGCTCTATCCTGCATG GAGATCAATCCCTCAGGGGCATTACAAAGCAAGAACACGAAAGTCAAGAAAAGCTCGCCGACAATGCTACGGCAAAGAACACTGATGAAGGGGAGGACCATCTTTCCATCTCCGAAGGTCTGGGTGACTCGGGGAGGATTGAGAAGCCGACAGAAGAAGTAGCCAACAAGCTGATGACATTCTCGGGAAGGGCAGTCACTTGCCAGGGTAGGAGCGTGAGGATCAACATTCCAGTCACCACACCGTCGAGGACCGTGTTCGCCATCCGTGAACTTCTGTTCGATGACATGCTAAGCCAGTCAAGGAAGACTGGGGGGAATGGTGGTGATGGCGGTGAGAAGTTGAGCATCAACAAGAAAAAGGTGCACCAGGCAGAGAAGATGATCAGAGGAGCCCTGGTTGAGCTGTACAAGGGCTTGGGGTACCTCAAGACATATCG GAGCTTGAACATGCTGGCTTTtgtgaagattttgaagaaatttgACAAG GTTACAGCAAAGGAAGTGCAGACAATTTACCTGAAAGTAGTGGAGAGCTCCTACTTTAATAGCTCCGACAAG GCAATCAGGTTAATGGACGATGTCGAGGAGCTGTTTGTGAGACATTTCGCAAGCGGTGACAAAAGGAAAGCAATGAAGTACCTGAAGCCAAATCAGAAAGAAGAATCACATGCTACCACATTTTTCATAG GACTATTCACTGGTGGCTTTGTAGCACTATTTATCGGTTACTGTATCATGGCGCACATAGCTGGGATGTACACTCATCAGTCAAACAAGGTCTACATGTCAACATCCTACCCTGTCCTTAG CATGTTCAGCCTCTTCTTCCTGCATCTCTTCCTCTATGGATGCAACATCTTCATGTGGAGAAAGACACGCATAAACTACGCATTCATATTCGAATTTGCACCTACGAAAGAGCTCAAGTATCGTGATGTGTTCTTGATATGCACTACCTCTATGACGATTGTTGTTGGTGTCATGTTTGCACACCTGACACTCATTGTCAAAGGGTATTCTTCAAGTACAGTCCAAGCAATCCCAGGGTGCCTTCTTCTG GTGTTCTTATTAGTATTGGTCTGCCCTTTCAAAATCCTTTACCGATCAAGTCGTTATCACTTCCTAATAGCAATCAGAAACATCATTCTAACTCCCTTTTACAAG GTTGTCATGGTTGATTTCTTCATGGCTGATCAGCTTTGTAGCCAG GTACCGCTGCTTAGGACCTTGGAATACCTGGCATGTTATTACATAACCAGCAGCTATAAGACACAAGACTATGGATACTGCACAAGAGTGAAACATTTTAGAGATTTGGCTTATGCAGTATCCTTCCTGCCCTACTACTGGAGAGCCATGCAG TGTGCAAGGAGGTGGTTTGACGAAGGGGACATAAACCACattgtcaacctcgggaagtacgtGTCAGCAATGCTTGCTGCAGGAACAAAAGTGGCATATGAGAATGATAACAGTGCTGGATGGCTGTCACTTGTCGTCATCGTGTCAAGTGTCGCCACTATCTACCAACTGTACTGGGACTTTGTCAAGGACTGGGGTCTTCTACAGTTTAACTCCAAGAACCCTTGGCTTCGTAACGATCTGATACTTAAACAAAAATACATTTATTTCATATCCATG GGTTTGAACCTTCTTTTGAGGCTTGCTTGGCTTCAAACTGTCATCCACCCTAACATTGGAAGCCTGGATTCTAGAGTAACTCTGTTCTTTTTGGCAGCTCTTGAGGTGATTCGACGGGGCCTTTGGAACTTCTACAG GCTGGAGAACGAACACCTAAACAATGCAGGGAAGTTCAGAGCTGTGAAGGTTGTTCCACTTCCTTTTCATGAAGTCGAAGAGAACTAA
- the LOC123169336 gene encoding phosphate transporter PHO1-3 isoform X1, translating into MDATGAQSHAAHISTPYPMASFETPAHRCHHHSCGELHCCALRPPMVKFSKQFEGQLVPEWKEAFVDYWLLKKDIKKLQAAAGVEAAPPQSQFQAPVAASHWVMRLPFLNPHGHHKEHSAIQVHRKLASSGNHGAVAGEVYETEVLDAAGFAGAEAEAARAFFQRLDEQLNKVNRFYERKEGEFLERGECLRRQLQILVELKAAVTEARRRGGSSAAGSADLEDPSVSCSILHGDQSLRGITKQEHESQEKLADNATAKNTDEGEDHLSISEGLGDSGRIEKPTEEVANKLMTFSGRAVTCQGRSVRINIPVTTPSRTVFAIRELLFDDMLSQSRKTGGNGGDGGEKLSINKKKVHQAEKMIRGALVELYKGLGYLKTYRSLNMLAFVKILKKFDKVTAKEVQTIYLKVVESSYFNSSDKAIRLMDDVEELFVRHFASGDKRKAMKYLKPNQKEESHATTFFIGLFTGGFVALFIGYCIMAHIAGMYTHQSNKVYMSTSYPVLSMFSLFFLHLFLYGCNIFMWRKTRINYAFIFEFAPTKELKYRDVFLICTTSMTIVVGVMFAHLTLIVKGYSSSTVQAIPGCLLLVCYIQRYICNVYCQCCYTRMRLTLLFIQVFLLVLVCPFKILYRSSRYHFLIAIRNIILTPFYKVVMVDFFMADQLCSQVPLLRTLEYLACYYITSSYKTQDYGYCTRVKHFRDLAYAVSFLPYYWRAMQCARRWFDEGDINHIVNLGKYVSAMLAAGTKVAYENDNSAGWLSLVVIVSSVATIYQLYWDFVKDWGLLQFNSKNPWLRNDLILKQKYIYFISMGLNLLLRLAWLQTVIHPNIGSLDSRVTLFFLAALEVIRRGLWNFYRLENEHLNNAGKFRAVKVVPLPFHEVEEN; encoded by the exons ATGGACGCTACCGGCGCACAGTCGCATGCAGCTCATATAAGTACGCCTTACCCCATGGCTTCCTTTGAGACACCCGCACACCGGTGCCACCACCACAGCTGCGGCGAGCTGCACTGCTGCGCCCTGAGGCCGCCAATGGTGAAGTTCTCCAAGCAGTTCGAGGGCCAGCTCGTGCCGGAGTGGAAGGAGGCCTTCGTCGACTACTGGCTGCtcaagaaggacatcaagaagctgcaggccgctgccggcgtcgaggcggcgccgcCGCAGTCACAGTTCCAGGCGCCCGTGGCTGCCAGTCACTGGGTGATGAGGCTCCCGTTCCTCAACCCCCATGGCCACCACAAGGAGCACAGCGCCATACAG GTGCACAGGAAGCTGGCGAGCAGCGGCAACCACGGCGCGGTGGCCGGAGAGGTGTACGAGACGGAGGTTCTGGACGCGGCGGGGTTCGCcggcgcggaggcggaggcggcgagggCCTTCTTCCAGAGGCTGGACGAGCAGCTGAACAAGGTGAACCGGTTCTACGAGAGGAAGGAGGGGGAGTTCCTGGAGCGCGGCGAGTGCCTCAGGCGGCAGCTGCAGATCCTCGTCGAGCTCAAGGCCGCCGTCACCGAGGCGCGGCGCCGCGGGGGCTCGTCGGCGGCGGGGAGCGCCGACCTGGAGGACCCGTCCGTGTCTTGCTCTATCCTGCATG GAGATCAATCCCTCAGGGGCATTACAAAGCAAGAACACGAAAGTCAAGAAAAGCTCGCCGACAATGCTACGGCAAAGAACACTGATGAAGGGGAGGACCATCTTTCCATCTCCGAAGGTCTGGGTGACTCGGGGAGGATTGAGAAGCCGACAGAAGAAGTAGCCAACAAGCTGATGACATTCTCGGGAAGGGCAGTCACTTGCCAGGGTAGGAGCGTGAGGATCAACATTCCAGTCACCACACCGTCGAGGACCGTGTTCGCCATCCGTGAACTTCTGTTCGATGACATGCTAAGCCAGTCAAGGAAGACTGGGGGGAATGGTGGTGATGGCGGTGAGAAGTTGAGCATCAACAAGAAAAAGGTGCACCAGGCAGAGAAGATGATCAGAGGAGCCCTGGTTGAGCTGTACAAGGGCTTGGGGTACCTCAAGACATATCG GAGCTTGAACATGCTGGCTTTtgtgaagattttgaagaaatttgACAAG GTTACAGCAAAGGAAGTGCAGACAATTTACCTGAAAGTAGTGGAGAGCTCCTACTTTAATAGCTCCGACAAG GCAATCAGGTTAATGGACGATGTCGAGGAGCTGTTTGTGAGACATTTCGCAAGCGGTGACAAAAGGAAAGCAATGAAGTACCTGAAGCCAAATCAGAAAGAAGAATCACATGCTACCACATTTTTCATAG GACTATTCACTGGTGGCTTTGTAGCACTATTTATCGGTTACTGTATCATGGCGCACATAGCTGGGATGTACACTCATCAGTCAAACAAGGTCTACATGTCAACATCCTACCCTGTCCTTAG CATGTTCAGCCTCTTCTTCCTGCATCTCTTCCTCTATGGATGCAACATCTTCATGTGGAGAAAGACACGCATAAACTACGCATTCATATTCGAATTTGCACCTACGAAAGAGCTCAAGTATCGTGATGTGTTCTTGATATGCACTACCTCTATGACGATTGTTGTTGGTGTCATGTTTGCACACCTGACACTCATTGTCAAAGGGTATTCTTCAAGTACAGTCCAAGCAATCCCAGGGTGCCTTCTTCTGGTATGCTATATTCAACGTTACATATGTAATGTTTATTGTCAATGTTGCTATACCCGTATGAGGCTGACGCTTCTGTTTATTCAGGTGTTCTTATTAGTATTGGTCTGCCCTTTCAAAATCCTTTACCGATCAAGTCGTTATCACTTCCTAATAGCAATCAGAAACATCATTCTAACTCCCTTTTACAAG GTTGTCATGGTTGATTTCTTCATGGCTGATCAGCTTTGTAGCCAG GTACCGCTGCTTAGGACCTTGGAATACCTGGCATGTTATTACATAACCAGCAGCTATAAGACACAAGACTATGGATACTGCACAAGAGTGAAACATTTTAGAGATTTGGCTTATGCAGTATCCTTCCTGCCCTACTACTGGAGAGCCATGCAG TGTGCAAGGAGGTGGTTTGACGAAGGGGACATAAACCACattgtcaacctcgggaagtacgtGTCAGCAATGCTTGCTGCAGGAACAAAAGTGGCATATGAGAATGATAACAGTGCTGGATGGCTGTCACTTGTCGTCATCGTGTCAAGTGTCGCCACTATCTACCAACTGTACTGGGACTTTGTCAAGGACTGGGGTCTTCTACAGTTTAACTCCAAGAACCCTTGGCTTCGTAACGATCTGATACTTAAACAAAAATACATTTATTTCATATCCATG GGTTTGAACCTTCTTTTGAGGCTTGCTTGGCTTCAAACTGTCATCCACCCTAACATTGGAAGCCTGGATTCTAGAGTAACTCTGTTCTTTTTGGCAGCTCTTGAGGTGATTCGACGGGGCCTTTGGAACTTCTACAG GCTGGAGAACGAACACCTAAACAATGCAGGGAAGTTCAGAGCTGTGAAGGTTGTTCCACTTCCTTTTCATGAAGTCGAAGAGAACTAA